The proteins below come from a single Crossiella sp. CA-258035 genomic window:
- a CDS encoding RNA polymerase sigma factor: MTERRPGAPPPAEAERPDLSCPQPAAVFGSLFDAHAAALHRYLARRVGAGAADDLVSETFLVALQRRHSYDPARAAVRSWLYGIATNLLRGHLRAEVRGYQATARAAARQRPEDGHDGRVAAMVDAEAATLGLAAALAGLAPGDRDVLLLTSWAGLDSTEVAEALDIPVGTVRSRLHRVRRELRAHAPDHGKEDPR, from the coding sequence ATGACCGAACGCCGCCCAGGGGCGCCGCCCCCTGCCGAGGCCGAGCGCCCCGACCTGTCGTGTCCGCAACCGGCCGCCGTGTTCGGGTCGCTGTTCGACGCGCACGCCGCCGCGCTGCACCGCTACCTGGCCCGCCGGGTGGGCGCGGGCGCGGCCGACGACCTGGTCAGCGAGACCTTCCTGGTCGCGCTGCAGCGCAGGCACAGCTACGACCCGGCTCGGGCCGCGGTGCGCTCCTGGCTGTACGGGATCGCCACCAACCTGCTGCGCGGCCACCTGCGCGCCGAGGTCCGCGGCTACCAGGCCACCGCCCGCGCCGCGGCCCGGCAGCGGCCCGAGGACGGCCACGACGGCCGGGTCGCGGCCATGGTGGACGCGGAGGCCGCCACCCTCGGCCTGGCCGCCGCGCTGGCCGGCCTGGCCCCCGGCGACCGGGACGTGCTGCTGCTGACCTCCTGGGCCGGCCTGGACTCCACCGAGGTGGCCGAGGCCCTGGACATCCCGGTCGGCACCGTCCGCTCCCGGCTGCACCGCGTCCGGCGCGAGCTGCGCGCGCACGCCCCAGACCACGGCAAGGAGGACCCCCGATGA
- a CDS encoding CU044_5270 family protein: MTEHRGWREDELDAALANLRPEAAPDPEALAAARARLLTAAETPATPPRRAARRWLVAAAAVAVVTTGALLAQTFTTGGATADARDVLATAAKGADGDRPLRPGEYRYVVVRSWDSASAAQADKTYSYLEETLRETWIPFDENAEWVRRERLTGNRQWTLGVTEAEYRAAGLPLDPVGPPVDKRAPRGEFDAAGELSACEQPPCPVTPPEVVRERERAGSWQTPTPAWQDALPADPAALYERLRAGLRPELAESGAFENARAALRTGRLRTEVRNRLYQALRLLPGITVKDGAVDLGGRHGVSLGLADELSSTEIIIEPASGRFLGERAVVRQDSEHFRRGTIISHSTVGTAVAAQAGIAPSR; the protein is encoded by the coding sequence ATGACCGAGCACCGCGGGTGGCGCGAGGACGAGCTGGACGCCGCGCTGGCGAACCTGCGCCCGGAGGCCGCTCCTGACCCGGAAGCCCTGGCCGCGGCCAGGGCGCGCCTGCTGACCGCGGCGGAGACGCCCGCGACCCCGCCGCGCCGTGCCGCCCGTCGCTGGCTGGTCGCGGCGGCCGCGGTCGCCGTGGTCACCACCGGCGCGCTGCTGGCGCAGACCTTCACCACCGGCGGCGCGACCGCCGACGCCAGGGACGTGCTGGCCACCGCGGCCAAGGGCGCGGACGGCGACCGCCCGCTGCGCCCCGGTGAGTACCGGTACGTGGTCGTCCGCTCCTGGGACTCGGCCAGCGCGGCGCAGGCGGACAAGACCTACAGCTACCTGGAGGAGACCCTCCGGGAGACCTGGATCCCGTTCGACGAGAACGCCGAGTGGGTGCGCAGGGAACGCCTGACCGGCAACCGGCAGTGGACCCTTGGCGTCACCGAGGCCGAGTACCGGGCCGCCGGGCTGCCGCTGGACCCCGTCGGGCCGCCGGTGGACAAGCGCGCGCCGCGCGGGGAGTTCGACGCCGCCGGTGAGCTGTCGGCGTGCGAGCAGCCGCCGTGCCCGGTGACCCCGCCGGAGGTGGTCCGCGAGCGGGAGCGCGCGGGCAGCTGGCAGACCCCGACGCCGGCCTGGCAGGACGCGCTGCCCGCCGATCCGGCCGCGCTCTACGAACGGCTGCGCGCGGGCCTGCGACCGGAACTCGCGGAGAGCGGGGCCTTCGAGAACGCCCGTGCCGCGCTGCGCACCGGCCGCCTGCGCACCGAGGTCCGCAACCGGCTGTACCAGGCGCTGCGCCTGCTGCCCGGCATCACGGTGAAGGACGGTGCGGTCGACCTCGGCGGGCGGCACGGCGTGTCCCTCGGCCTTGCCGACGAACTGAGCAGCACGGAGATCATCATCGAGCCCGCCTCCGGGCGGTTCCTCGGCGAGCGCGCCGTGGTGCGGCAGGACAGCGAGCACTTCCGGCGGGGCACGATCATCTCGCACAGCACCGTCGGCACCGCTGTCGCAGCTCAGGCGGGCATTGCGCCGTCCCGGTGA